The following are encoded together in the Gordonia insulae genome:
- a CDS encoding DICT sensory domain-containing protein gives MTPDSGRPPATESGFTLFEDLELHMQFAPVCRLSDGSIAAVELQLKGSSGTRLGTADALRRAARLMEQHHVVDVRRRQFARSARAQSVAKILPLLVGMDLDLFDELEDATVDALERQILVVLPSAVTSSPQRTLARVARARAAGKIICVDGLTRSEHAATLLSLIEPDIIVTGAELLQQNATQESARLAHILAAHTERSQAVVIAEGVDDEARRITAMTMGASFGIGALYPAVENPASLPTATVVPLPDMPVWSTPGPDQATPYAIATVSITPRRGDKRLLIEMSKALEHQAAIGGAAVVLGTFQHAKHFTQHTADRWRAMSENTGLAGVYGVGLADVRDGNVHRAPLRPDDDLVEEWNVAVLGPHFAALLSARDQHSGGDDLDRTFDFVQSYDRVTVTQAVHSILMRFG, from the coding sequence ATGACGCCCGATTCCGGGCGACCTCCGGCAACCGAGAGCGGGTTCACCCTGTTCGAGGATCTGGAGCTCCACATGCAGTTCGCGCCGGTCTGTCGGCTCAGCGATGGGTCCATCGCCGCCGTCGAACTGCAGCTCAAAGGTTCGAGTGGCACCCGCCTCGGCACCGCCGATGCCCTGCGTCGCGCCGCGCGGCTCATGGAGCAACATCACGTCGTCGATGTCCGGCGCCGGCAGTTCGCCCGATCGGCGCGTGCGCAATCGGTGGCCAAGATCCTTCCTCTGCTGGTCGGCATGGACCTCGACCTCTTCGACGAACTCGAGGACGCGACCGTGGACGCCCTCGAACGGCAGATCCTGGTGGTCCTGCCGAGCGCGGTCACCAGCAGTCCGCAGCGCACCCTTGCACGGGTCGCCAGAGCACGGGCCGCCGGCAAGATCATCTGCGTCGACGGCCTGACGCGCAGCGAACATGCGGCGACCCTGTTGTCGCTGATCGAACCGGACATCATCGTGACCGGTGCGGAGTTGCTGCAGCAGAACGCAACTCAGGAGTCTGCCCGCTTGGCGCACATCCTTGCCGCGCACACCGAACGCAGCCAGGCGGTGGTGATCGCCGAGGGTGTCGACGACGAGGCACGACGGATCACCGCGATGACCATGGGAGCGTCGTTCGGTATCGGCGCCCTGTATCCGGCAGTGGAGAACCCGGCGTCGCTGCCCACCGCGACCGTCGTACCGTTGCCCGACATGCCCGTCTGGTCCACGCCGGGACCGGATCAGGCGACACCGTATGCCATCGCGACCGTGTCGATCACTCCCCGCCGCGGCGACAAGCGGCTGCTGATCGAGATGAGCAAAGCCCTGGAACACCAGGCCGCGATCGGCGGTGCCGCCGTCGTGCTCGGCACGTTTCAGCACGCCAAGCACTTCACGCAGCACACCGCAGATCGCTGGCGGGCGATGTCGGAGAACACCGGCCTCGCCGGCGTGTACGGGGTCGGCCTCGCCGACGTTCGCGACGGCAACGTGCACCGCGCCCCGCTCCGGCCCGACGACGATCTCGTCGAGGAGTGGAACGTCGCGGTGCTCGGCCCGCACTTCGCCGCTCTGCTGTCGGCGCGCGACCAGCACAGCGGCGGAGACGATCTCGACCGTACCTTCGATTTCGTGCAGAGTTACGACCGCGTGACCGTCACCCAGGCCGTGCATTCGATCCTCATGCGGTTCGGCTGA
- a CDS encoding MspA family porin has protein sequence MKKINTRVAAGFGLAGAAVMGLTSLGAGGAAAGPLPGGYVTKTLVDGTPVTVRLFDESVNVQRAVTNVATSREVWLSGKVKVTVGGKATGGTIAGGYLVGCQVDFGAGAKGGAGVEVAPGGSGGATVTPGGNAGGGFTLGPGKSSYVPVINTTSGDSTAYKKYTVNGYTFKGANGGVAYSQEKFGLDGCAGYASAKAKIRVSVNTDAVKGVITLYGKPFSLG, from the coding sequence ATGAAGAAGATCAACACTCGCGTGGCCGCAGGCTTCGGCCTCGCCGGTGCCGCGGTGATGGGCCTGACCAGCCTGGGTGCCGGTGGCGCCGCGGCCGGTCCGCTGCCCGGCGGGTACGTGACCAAGACCCTGGTCGACGGCACCCCGGTCACCGTCCGCCTGTTCGACGAGTCGGTGAACGTGCAGAGGGCTGTCACCAATGTCGCGACCAGCCGTGAGGTCTGGCTGTCGGGCAAGGTGAAGGTCACCGTCGGCGGCAAGGCCACGGGCGGGACCATCGCCGGTGGCTACCTGGTCGGTTGCCAAGTCGACTTCGGCGCAGGCGCCAAGGGCGGCGCGGGCGTGGAGGTCGCCCCGGGCGGAAGCGGCGGCGCCACGGTCACCCCGGGTGGAAATGCGGGCGGCGGCTTCACCCTCGGGCCCGGTAAGTCGTCCTACGTGCCCGTCATCAACACCACCTCTGGTGACAGCACGGCCTACAAGAAGTACACCGTCAACGGGTACACCTTCAAGGGCGCCAACGGTGGCGTGGCCTACAGCCAGGAGAAGTTCGGTCTCGACGGCTGCGCAGGCTACGCCTCGGCCAAGGCCAAGATCCGCGTGTCGGTCAACACCGACGCGGTGAAGGGTGTCATCACCCTGTACGGCAAGCCGTTCAGCCTCGGCTGA
- a CDS encoding Dps family protein, whose amino-acid sequence MTSFTAPGLSIESATTVSTTLQERLSALNDLHLTLKHIHWNVVGANFIGVHEMIDPQVELVRGYADTLAERIATLGSAPRGTAKAIEDDRSWSDYSLGRDSVAAHLGALDLVYDGFVSSHRDAIAKIGELDPITEDILIGQTAELEKFQWFVRAHLESNSGRLPTSGESSEAGAAEAARNGG is encoded by the coding sequence ATGACCTCATTCACCGCACCGGGCTTGTCCATCGAATCCGCAACCACCGTGTCCACCACCTTGCAAGAACGACTCAGCGCCCTCAACGATCTGCACCTGACACTCAAGCACATTCATTGGAATGTGGTGGGCGCCAACTTCATCGGCGTCCACGAGATGATCGATCCGCAGGTGGAGCTGGTCCGTGGGTATGCGGACACGCTGGCCGAGCGGATCGCGACGCTGGGGTCGGCGCCTCGCGGCACGGCCAAGGCCATCGAGGACGACCGCTCATGGAGTGACTACTCGCTCGGCCGGGACAGCGTGGCAGCGCACCTCGGCGCGCTCGACCTCGTCTACGACGGCTTCGTCAGCTCGCACCGGGACGCGATCGCAAAGATCGGCGAGCTCGACCCGATCACCGAGGACATCCTCATCGGCCAGACGGCGGAGCTCGAGAAGTTCCAGTGGTTCGTCCGAGCACACCTGGAGAGCAACTCGGGCCGGCTACCCACCTCCGGCGAGTCCAGTGAGGCAGGCGCCGCCGAGGCGGCCCGCAACGGCGGCTGA
- a CDS encoding oxygenase MpaB family protein, with translation MTVIDRNDAAPAGREHDGFQHAHVADVARARSRRRVRRTGDLVTGLGPTIAGANVIMQLANPKVGHGVVESRVDSGSAVKHPIKRSRTTGTFLAVALLGDARDRAYVHDELQRVHEQVYSTSTSPVRYSANDSRLQLWVAVCLLKYFIDQYELLYGPLSADERENVVADSRWLGTSLNVRDDQWPSSYRELHDYWQAQLDDLTIDPPVRELLQRLSDLSFLSYRMGPAGTVAHKVLGRPMNYLIKAGLPPEFRAMMNWRWSTADEWHYERALAIARIVDPAVGRVMRGLLQAYVYDMRLRRRLGLKVF, from the coding sequence ATGACCGTCATCGACCGCAATGACGCCGCCCCCGCGGGGCGCGAGCACGACGGTTTTCAGCACGCCCATGTGGCCGACGTTGCCCGCGCTCGGAGCCGCCGACGGGTACGCCGCACGGGCGACCTGGTGACCGGGCTGGGACCGACCATCGCCGGCGCCAACGTGATCATGCAGCTGGCGAACCCCAAGGTCGGCCACGGGGTGGTGGAGTCCCGGGTCGACTCCGGCAGTGCTGTCAAGCACCCGATCAAGCGAAGCCGCACCACCGGCACCTTCCTGGCAGTCGCTCTGCTCGGCGATGCGCGGGATCGCGCCTACGTCCACGACGAGCTCCAGCGGGTGCACGAACAGGTCTACTCGACCTCGACCAGCCCGGTGCGCTACAGCGCCAACGACTCCCGCCTTCAGCTGTGGGTCGCGGTGTGCCTGCTGAAGTACTTCATCGACCAGTACGAACTGCTGTACGGACCGCTCAGCGCGGACGAGCGCGAGAATGTCGTCGCCGACTCCCGCTGGCTCGGAACGAGTCTGAACGTGCGCGACGACCAATGGCCGTCGAGCTACCGTGAACTGCACGACTATTGGCAGGCACAACTCGATGACCTCACCATCGACCCGCCGGTACGTGAACTGCTCCAGCGACTCTCGGACCTGTCCTTCCTGTCCTACCGGATGGGGCCTGCGGGCACGGTCGCCCACAAGGTGCTGGGCCGGCCGATGAACTACCTCATCAAAGCGGGCCTCCCGCCGGAGTTCCGCGCCATGATGAACTGGCGATGGAGTACCGCGGACGAGTGGCACTACGAGCGGGCGCTCGCGATTGCCCGGATCGTCGACCCGGCCGTCGGCCGCGTCATGCGCGGGCTGTTGCAGGCGTACGTGTACGACATGCGTCTCCGACGCCGGTTGGGACTCAAGGTCTTCTGA
- a CDS encoding acyl-CoA carboxylase subunit beta: protein MTDTTAGKLADLREKLAAAQEPGGEKAIAKREAKGICSPRERLTMLFDPGTFVEIGALAKMPGAAHSGYGDGVVTGHGMVHGRPVAAFSHDQTVFGGTVGEMFGRKVSALMEWAGKIGCPMVGINDSAGARIQDAVTSLAWYAEMGRRNDLLSGLAPQVSVILGKCAGGAVYTPANTDILVAVEDKSYMFVTGPDVLKQVNGEDISAEDLGSAHNQARWGNIHHVAPDEKSAFDWVREYLQYMPSSAYEQPPIVNPGLEPEITESDLSLDEFMPDNDNAGYDMHDIIIKLFDDGAFHEVAELFAPNILTGYARVDGRAVGVVANQPNVMSGVLDTDSSEKATRFVRTCNAFGIPLVFLVDTPGILPGLVEEQKGTIRRSGRFLFAYVEADVPKVTVVLRKAYGGAYAVMGCKQLGADINFAWPTAKIAVMGAESAAAVLTRRQTEGMSAAEADKVRRDFIGFYNTMMATPYLAAERGYIDAVIEPSETRLQLRKALAQLRDKQTLRTPRKHFLMPI, encoded by the coding sequence GTGACTGACACCACCGCCGGAAAGCTGGCCGACCTGCGCGAGAAGCTCGCTGCCGCACAGGAACCGGGTGGTGAGAAGGCGATCGCCAAGCGCGAGGCGAAGGGTATCTGCTCGCCTCGGGAGCGGCTGACCATGCTCTTCGATCCGGGCACGTTCGTGGAGATCGGCGCACTCGCCAAGATGCCGGGTGCGGCACATTCGGGGTACGGCGACGGCGTCGTCACCGGCCACGGGATGGTGCACGGGCGGCCGGTCGCGGCGTTCTCGCACGACCAGACCGTCTTCGGCGGAACCGTCGGAGAGATGTTCGGCCGCAAGGTCTCCGCGCTGATGGAGTGGGCCGGCAAGATCGGTTGCCCGATGGTCGGCATCAACGACTCGGCGGGTGCGCGCATCCAGGACGCGGTCACGTCCCTGGCCTGGTACGCCGAGATGGGTCGTCGCAACGACCTGTTGTCCGGTCTGGCGCCGCAGGTCTCGGTCATCCTCGGCAAGTGCGCCGGCGGTGCGGTGTACACCCCGGCGAACACCGACATCCTGGTCGCCGTCGAGGACAAGAGTTACATGTTCGTCACCGGTCCGGATGTGCTCAAGCAGGTCAACGGTGAGGACATCTCCGCCGAGGACCTCGGCAGCGCGCACAACCAGGCACGGTGGGGCAACATCCACCACGTCGCCCCCGACGAGAAGTCGGCGTTCGACTGGGTTCGGGAGTACCTGCAGTACATGCCGTCGAGCGCGTACGAGCAGCCGCCGATCGTCAACCCCGGTCTCGAACCGGAGATCACCGAATCGGATCTCTCGCTCGACGAGTTCATGCCGGACAACGACAACGCCGGCTACGATATGCACGACATCATCATCAAGCTGTTCGACGACGGCGCCTTCCACGAGGTCGCCGAACTGTTCGCGCCGAACATCCTGACCGGCTACGCACGCGTCGACGGTCGTGCCGTCGGTGTCGTCGCCAATCAGCCGAACGTGATGTCGGGTGTGCTGGACACCGATTCGTCGGAGAAAGCGACGCGATTCGTCCGGACCTGCAACGCTTTCGGCATCCCGTTGGTGTTCCTGGTGGACACGCCGGGCATCCTGCCGGGGCTCGTCGAGGAACAGAAGGGGACGATCCGTCGATCCGGCCGTTTCCTGTTCGCGTACGTCGAGGCCGACGTCCCGAAGGTGACGGTGGTGCTGCGCAAGGCCTATGGCGGCGCGTACGCGGTGATGGGCTGCAAACAGCTCGGCGCCGACATCAACTTCGCCTGGCCGACGGCGAAGATCGCCGTGATGGGTGCCGAGTCGGCTGCCGCGGTGCTGACGCGCCGGCAGACCGAGGGCATGTCGGCCGCCGAGGCGGACAAGGTGCGTCGCGACTTCATCGGGTTCTACAACACGATGATGGCGACGCCGTATCTGGCGGCCGAGCGTGGCTACATCGACGCGGTCATCGAGCCGTCGGAGACCCGGTTGCAGCTTCGGAAAGCGTTGGCGCAGTTGCGTGACAAGCAGACGTTGCGGACGCCGCGCAAGCACTTCCTGATGCCCATCTAG
- a CDS encoding nuclear transport factor 2 family protein: MNDHPPADTDAIHRTLYRYAELVDAGDFGAVGALFADADIVVGDDVVGHGADFVEGMLRAMVILYDDGTPRTRHLISNPIIEFADADSARIRSCYTVLQPRDGRIEVIAVGRHHDTMRRTGDGWAFTSRDYGLLDFTGDTSGHLRGGTR; the protein is encoded by the coding sequence ATGAATGATCACCCGCCGGCCGACACCGACGCCATCCACCGCACGCTCTACCGCTATGCCGAACTGGTGGATGCCGGTGACTTCGGCGCTGTCGGAGCGTTGTTCGCCGACGCCGACATCGTCGTCGGTGATGACGTGGTCGGGCATGGTGCCGACTTCGTGGAGGGGATGCTGCGGGCGATGGTCATCCTGTACGACGACGGCACGCCCAGGACGCGACACCTGATCTCGAATCCGATCATCGAGTTCGCCGACGCCGACAGTGCACGGATTCGATCCTGCTACACCGTGCTTCAACCGCGCGACGGACGAATCGAGGTGATCGCCGTCGGACGCCATCACGACACCATGCGCCGCACCGGCGACGGTTGGGCATTCACCTCACGCGACTACGGCCTGCTCGACTTCACCGGTGACACGTCCGGTCATCTGCGCGGCGGCACGAGGTGA
- a CDS encoding HNH endonuclease: MGELSTIIARTREVTVADTASGRQVFDATTALMELRNIVDHQLAVHAAALDRLGVARRSGGTTRNLLMQMGAAPAVASRWLRIGAAMSMLQRLPGYAGDGVFSGEHVAAMVAGLAHIDRRAADGLCDEERLEHERALIAHALSGATPREIEKVARGLGNQVAADTGGPPAGEDRRINEFSVEPTTDGRVTVQGDLDVVIGEKLTAAIDSLTTARPEPDGSPDARSRGAQRADALEQILDAAAGSNIPFMTAPKTHINLTIPVDTPDLASLQWLGPISQATARMLACDAAITEIIIDGHRAPLDMGYEQRLFTPHQRKAIITRDQCCIKCGAPASWGHVHHMIFWSDGGPTDLDNGCLLCPSCHAHVHAHGWDIVLGLDRHPWLIPPTDIDPHRTPQPAYNRRTPHLDTIAA, from the coding sequence ATGGGGGAACTCAGCACGATCATTGCTCGCACGCGTGAGGTCACCGTCGCCGATACGGCGTCGGGGCGGCAGGTGTTCGACGCCACCACGGCGTTGATGGAACTACGCAACATCGTCGACCACCAGTTGGCGGTACACGCCGCCGCCCTGGACCGGCTCGGGGTGGCACGCCGATCCGGTGGCACGACGCGGAACCTGTTGATGCAGATGGGTGCCGCACCCGCTGTCGCCTCACGGTGGCTGCGCATCGGGGCGGCGATGAGCATGCTGCAGCGGTTACCCGGGTATGCCGGAGACGGTGTGTTCTCCGGAGAGCATGTGGCTGCGATGGTGGCCGGCCTGGCGCACATCGACCGTCGCGCCGCCGACGGACTGTGTGACGAGGAACGCCTCGAGCACGAACGAGCGCTGATCGCCCACGCCCTGTCCGGTGCCACACCCCGCGAGATCGAGAAGGTGGCGCGTGGACTCGGCAATCAGGTCGCCGCCGACACCGGTGGACCACCGGCCGGGGAAGACCGGCGGATCAACGAGTTCAGTGTCGAACCCACCACCGACGGACGCGTGACGGTGCAAGGTGACCTGGATGTGGTGATCGGCGAGAAACTGACCGCCGCGATCGACTCACTCACCACAGCGCGTCCCGAACCCGACGGCTCCCCCGACGCGCGCAGCAGAGGTGCCCAACGGGCCGATGCGCTCGAACAGATCCTCGACGCCGCCGCGGGCAGCAACATCCCGTTCATGACCGCCCCGAAAACCCATATCAACCTGACCATCCCCGTCGACACCCCCGACCTGGCATCCCTGCAATGGTTGGGGCCGATATCGCAGGCCACCGCACGAATGTTGGCGTGCGATGCCGCGATCACCGAGATCATCATCGACGGCCACCGGGCACCCCTGGACATGGGCTACGAACAACGCCTGTTCACCCCACACCAACGCAAAGCGATCATCACCCGCGACCAATGCTGCATCAAATGCGGTGCCCCCGCCTCCTGGGGACACGTGCACCACATGATCTTCTGGAGCGACGGCGGCCCCACCGACCTCGACAACGGCTGTCTGCTGTGCCCGTCGTGTCACGCCCACGTCCACGCGCACGGTTGGGACATCGTCCTCGGCCTCGACCGCCACCCCTGGCTCATCCCACCCACCGACATCGACCCACACAGGACACCACAACCCGCCTACAACCGACGCACCCCGCACCTCGACACCATCGCCGCCTGA
- a CDS encoding MspA family porin yields MSKFSKLGLRRVVGAGALAAVAAVGMAGIGAGGAAAAPLPNGYKNAAGVDGESIQTWRTGESALPAPSVANNGAGRAAVVSGTYRAKASAGVNGNIAVKVLIGCQVDITGLEGGLSGSITQALSPSLSGSLTIPLTPGQVAVVDVTDKDIKEGGVAAIQLDQFGINVESCGGYASARTIVKTVGAKGYNTDDGTVNGEGTYIQSTLYGKPFSLN; encoded by the coding sequence ATGAGCAAGTTCAGCAAGCTCGGGCTGCGTCGCGTTGTCGGTGCCGGCGCGCTCGCCGCCGTCGCGGCGGTCGGCATGGCCGGCATCGGGGCGGGAGGCGCAGCGGCAGCTCCGTTGCCCAACGGCTACAAGAACGCGGCGGGTGTCGATGGCGAGTCCATTCAGACCTGGCGTACCGGTGAGTCGGCGCTGCCGGCTCCGTCGGTGGCCAACAACGGTGCGGGTCGCGCCGCGGTTGTCTCGGGTACCTACCGGGCCAAGGCCAGTGCGGGTGTGAACGGCAACATCGCGGTCAAGGTGCTCATCGGTTGCCAGGTGGACATCACCGGCCTCGAGGGCGGCCTGTCGGGCAGCATCACGCAGGCGCTGAGCCCGTCGCTGTCGGGTTCGCTGACCATTCCGCTTACCCCGGGTCAGGTCGCGGTCGTGGATGTGACCGACAAGGACATCAAGGAGGGTGGTGTCGCGGCGATCCAGCTCGATCAGTTCGGGATCAACGTGGAGAGCTGCGGCGGGTATGCCTCGGCGCGCACCATCGTCAAGACTGTCGGCGCCAAGGGTTACAACACCGATGACGGCACCGTCAACGGTGAAGGCACCTACATCCAGTCGACCCTGTACGGCAAGCCCTTCAGCCTCAACTGA
- a CDS encoding VIT1/CCC1 transporter family protein — protein MSIEHEHQHSGEPHRGSLANRLNWLRAGVLGANDGIVSTAGIVVGVAAATVDRGPIFTAGIAGLAAGAVSMALGEYVSVSTQRDTEQTLLAKERRELREQPEAEFEELVGLYEDKGLTHETACRVARELTDHDPFEAHAEAELGIDPDQLTNPWQAAASSAVSFTVGALLPLAAILIPPAGWRIPVAFVAVLVALALTGATGAALGGSRPWRPMLRVVVGGAVAMIVTFLIGRLVGHTVV, from the coding sequence ATGTCGATCGAACACGAACACCAGCATTCCGGTGAGCCGCACCGGGGATCGTTGGCCAATCGGCTCAATTGGCTTCGCGCCGGCGTTCTCGGCGCCAACGACGGAATCGTGTCGACAGCGGGCATCGTGGTGGGCGTGGCGGCGGCGACGGTCGATCGCGGGCCCATCTTCACCGCGGGCATCGCCGGTCTGGCCGCCGGTGCGGTCTCGATGGCATTGGGTGAGTACGTCTCGGTCAGCACCCAACGCGACACCGAGCAGACGCTGCTGGCAAAGGAGAGGCGTGAGCTTCGAGAACAGCCGGAGGCCGAGTTCGAGGAGCTCGTGGGCCTGTACGAGGACAAGGGTCTGACTCATGAGACCGCGTGCCGGGTCGCGCGCGAACTCACGGACCACGACCCCTTCGAGGCCCATGCGGAGGCGGAACTCGGCATCGATCCGGATCAACTCACCAATCCCTGGCAGGCCGCGGCGTCCTCGGCGGTGTCGTTCACGGTGGGCGCCCTGCTGCCGTTGGCCGCGATCCTCATCCCTCCCGCGGGATGGCGGATACCGGTCGCCTTTGTCGCGGTCCTGGTTGCCCTCGCCCTGACCGGCGCCACCGGTGCCGCTCTCGGCGGCTCCCGGCCGTGGCGCCCGATGCTCCGGGTCGTCGTCGGAGGAGCCGTCGCCATGATCGTCACCTTCCTCATCGGCCGACTCGTGGGGCACACGGTGGTGTGA